Proteins found in one Promicromonospora sukumoe genomic segment:
- a CDS encoding alkene reductase yields the protein MSYLMVGRFVDPTKNPSMSDFFSPLELGPYELANRLVMSPMTRSRAGAGEAATELMAEYYRQRATAGLIVSEAIQPSTLGQAYPATPGLHTLEQVASWRQVTDAVHEAGGLIFAQIMHGGRAGRPEVRGGRVPKAPSSVAAPGRSYTPDGMRSNLAPEAMTEDDIHEAIDEHAAAARNAIAAGFDGVELHGANGYLVQQFLCQDANVREDEWGGSTAGRIRFAVETVRAMADAVGAERTALRVSPASSALGIREAGTAELYRAMLTELAGDGLAFLDIIEEPGTRQLIHELRQLWPGVLMLNPHRDNEPMAPHEAARDAVDDGGADLVSLGRAWLANPDLIDRIDREGPYTEADPATFYGGSATGYTDYPPLAP from the coding sequence GTGAGTTACCTGATGGTTGGACGGTTCGTCGATCCGACGAAGAATCCGTCCATGTCCGATTTCTTCTCGCCCCTGGAACTGGGGCCGTACGAGCTCGCCAACCGGCTGGTCATGTCTCCGATGACACGGAGTCGAGCGGGCGCCGGCGAGGCTGCTACCGAACTGATGGCTGAGTACTACCGGCAGCGGGCGACCGCGGGCTTGATTGTCTCGGAGGCCATTCAGCCGAGCACCCTGGGACAGGCCTACCCGGCGACTCCAGGCCTGCACACGCTCGAACAGGTCGCTAGTTGGCGACAGGTTACTGACGCCGTGCACGAGGCGGGCGGCCTGATCTTCGCCCAGATCATGCATGGCGGGCGTGCCGGGCGTCCCGAGGTGCGTGGTGGGCGTGTCCCCAAGGCCCCGTCATCGGTCGCCGCACCGGGCCGCAGTTACACGCCGGACGGCATGAGGTCCAACCTCGCACCCGAGGCGATGACCGAGGACGACATCCATGAGGCGATCGACGAACACGCCGCCGCGGCGCGCAACGCGATTGCTGCCGGCTTTGACGGAGTCGAGCTCCACGGAGCCAACGGGTATCTGGTCCAACAGTTCCTGTGCCAGGACGCGAACGTCCGTGAGGACGAGTGGGGCGGCAGTACCGCTGGCCGCATCCGGTTCGCCGTCGAGACCGTGCGCGCCATGGCAGATGCCGTCGGGGCAGAGCGGACCGCGCTGCGCGTGTCGCCCGCGAGTTCTGCGCTGGGCATCCGTGAGGCGGGAACGGCCGAGCTGTACCGGGCGATGCTGACCGAGCTGGCTGGTGACGGGCTGGCGTTCCTGGACATCATCGAGGAGCCGGGGACGCGTCAGCTCATCCACGAGCTGCGTCAGCTGTGGCCCGGGGTCCTGATGCTCAACCCCCATCGGGACAACGAGCCGATGGCCCCGCACGAGGCTGCCCGCGACGCCGTGGATGACGGGGGAGCAGACCTGGTCTCGTTGGGGCGAGCGTGGCTGGCCAACCCCGATCTGATCGACAGGATCGACCGCGAGGGCCCCTACACGGAGGCGGACCCCGCGACCTTCTACGGCGGGAGCGCCACGGGCTACACGGACTACCCGCCGCTCGCGCCATAG
- a CDS encoding SDR family NAD(P)-dependent oxidoreductase: MSENLTGTVAVVTGASSGIGRATARRLSAAGATVALIARREDRLQDLAAQIQADGGTALVIGADLTDADAARAAIERVVAELGRLDTLVNAAGTMLNGPSEESPLDEWDRMVDINLRGLLYVTKAALPHLLSAATTSSRSVADVVNVSSVSGRVAAPGVAVYTATKFAVTSATEAWRQEYTTRNVRFSVVEPGRTESELFDQKDGAAEGFTAMFGEVEALHAEDIAEAAAFIVTNPRRVAVNEIVVRPTDQP, from the coding sequence ATGTCTGAGAACCTCACCGGCACCGTCGCAGTCGTCACCGGCGCATCCAGCGGTATCGGCCGGGCGACCGCCCGTCGCCTGTCCGCCGCCGGCGCCACGGTCGCCCTCATCGCGCGCCGCGAGGACCGCCTCCAGGACCTCGCCGCCCAGATCCAGGCCGACGGCGGGACCGCCCTGGTCATCGGCGCCGACCTGACCGACGCGGACGCCGCCCGCGCTGCGATCGAGCGTGTCGTGGCCGAGCTCGGCCGCCTGGACACGCTGGTCAACGCGGCAGGGACCATGCTCAACGGACCCTCCGAGGAGTCTCCGCTCGACGAGTGGGACCGGATGGTCGACATCAACCTGCGCGGCCTGCTGTACGTCACGAAGGCCGCGCTCCCTCACCTGCTCAGCGCGGCGACCACCAGCTCTCGTTCGGTCGCCGATGTCGTCAACGTCTCGTCGGTCTCCGGCCGGGTCGCTGCACCGGGGGTCGCCGTCTACACCGCGACCAAGTTCGCCGTGACCTCGGCGACCGAGGCGTGGCGTCAGGAGTACACCACGCGCAACGTCCGCTTCTCGGTTGTCGAGCCCGGTCGTACTGAGAGCGAGCTGTTCGACCAGAAGGACGGTGCGGCCGAGGGCTTCACCGCCATGTTCGGTGAGGTCGAGGCACTGCACGCCGAAGACATCGCCGAGGCCGCGGCGTTCATCGTGACCAACCCCCGCCGGGTTGCGGTCAACGAGATCGTCGTGCGGCCCACCGACCAGCCGTGA
- a CDS encoding EthD domain-containing protein — translation MQGQVKLLILTPPKVGLTPQEFQDHWRHPHGTLSRGIRLMRRYIQNHRILGAADISGDSPYYGIGEVTFDNLQASQSLAQDPEYSRNVQPDEATFVDQEKFEFVAVTENVLPAGTTAAARPLADRIWSDRDAPSFVTLFEIVRRGTPAPTSAAAVADQLGAFRAIVNVPVDDGGSVAEIRQYIWPTLTAFQQATDTGDGALALGHIRQGERVLTFSERAI, via the coding sequence ATGCAAGGACAGGTCAAGCTCCTCATCCTCACCCCGCCGAAGGTAGGGCTGACGCCGCAGGAGTTCCAGGATCACTGGCGACACCCCCACGGCACGCTGTCGCGAGGCATCCGGTTGATGCGCCGCTACATCCAGAACCACCGGATCCTCGGCGCGGCCGACATCAGCGGCGACTCGCCCTACTACGGCATCGGCGAGGTCACCTTCGACAACCTCCAGGCCAGCCAGAGTCTGGCCCAGGACCCGGAGTACTCGCGCAACGTGCAGCCCGACGAAGCAACCTTTGTCGATCAGGAGAAGTTCGAGTTCGTCGCCGTCACCGAGAACGTGCTCCCTGCGGGCACGACAGCCGCCGCGCGGCCGCTCGCCGACCGCATCTGGTCTGATCGCGACGCGCCCAGCTTCGTGACTCTCTTCGAGATCGTCCGCCGTGGCACGCCGGCACCCACGTCGGCCGCTGCGGTGGCCGACCAATTGGGGGCCTTTCGGGCGATCGTGAATGTCCCTGTCGACGATGGGGGATCTGTAGCAGAGATCCGTCAGTACATCTGGCCCACGCTCACCGCGTTCCAGCAGGCCACGGATACCGGGGACGGCGCACTCGCCCTGGGCCACATCCGCCAGGGCGAACGAGTGCTGACGTTCTCCGAGCGGGCCATCTGA
- a CDS encoding LLM class flavin-dependent oxidoreductase — MNYAHSLELGLQLPQGAEVDDDARHRLVSLAEELGYDLVSVVDRPDLPATDAVTLLGWLAARTSTIRLSADIRALPLRDPAVLARSVASLDRLTSGRLDLVLGAETSADTVVAAGGPQLEKAETCGVLGEAIDVVRELWSMERGLARVDGRHYRLSGAAKAAPAHEVPVGVYGTTPDLLELAGRRADAWSARYAGTDALAASNATIDDAARQAGRAPREIRRRIIVNGTFIQAGEEHSLGLTATPTQWVTELLPLVVDHGVGTIMLDSVDTDTITRFAREVIPALRAAIDAALPYGSAGLRVRTAAALARRTPGIDYDDVPAGLAEIVEPGDRAYARYRSGYLRGGSPAVVLRVSTPEQVALALAYARRHPELPLPRRSAGHGISGRSTNEGGIVIDLSAMNQIEVLDEATRRVRIGPGARWMEVAAALHPYGWALSSGDYGGVGVGGLATAGGIGYLVRAHGLTIDHLRAVDMVLADGSLVQASETENTDLFWAVRGAGANVGIVTSFEFEADVVGPVGYAELTQDASDPARFLVDWGQFVETSPREVTSFLIMSPARGRQPAVALTRTMVDSDDPETVVARIEPLADLAALYAQQVQIVPYAAVLANASDEEPVSQGEPVSRSGLLRHITPEFAAAAARVLSSGGVHWFQIRALGGAVADTDPDATAFAHRDANFSVVVMGRQDSVVDRLWARLEPFFEGSYLSFDSSLRPDRIEQAWPTRTLARLRELKVAYDPDGVFNDNFHIPLVPSPASTGAAR; from the coding sequence ATGAACTACGCCCACTCGCTGGAGCTCGGCCTGCAGCTGCCGCAGGGGGCCGAGGTAGACGACGACGCGCGCCACCGGCTCGTCAGTCTCGCCGAGGAGCTCGGGTACGACCTCGTCAGCGTCGTCGACCGCCCGGACCTACCCGCCACCGACGCCGTGACCCTGCTGGGCTGGTTGGCGGCTCGCACCAGCACGATCCGGCTCAGCGCTGATATCCGCGCGCTGCCGCTGCGCGACCCGGCGGTCCTGGCCCGTTCGGTCGCGAGCCTGGACCGGCTCACCAGCGGGCGGCTGGACCTCGTGCTCGGCGCCGAGACGAGCGCGGACACCGTCGTGGCTGCCGGCGGGCCGCAGCTGGAGAAAGCCGAGACCTGTGGCGTGCTCGGCGAGGCGATCGACGTCGTCCGGGAGCTGTGGAGCATGGAACGCGGCCTGGCCCGGGTTGACGGGCGCCACTACCGGCTCTCCGGCGCCGCGAAGGCAGCGCCCGCGCACGAGGTACCGGTCGGCGTGTACGGCACGACGCCGGACCTGCTTGAGCTCGCTGGGCGTCGCGCCGACGCGTGGTCGGCGCGCTACGCGGGCACGGACGCTCTCGCCGCGAGCAACGCGACGATCGACGACGCGGCCCGGCAGGCGGGACGGGCCCCGCGTGAGATCCGGCGCCGGATCATCGTGAACGGCACCTTCATCCAGGCCGGCGAAGAGCACAGCCTCGGCCTGACCGCGACACCGACCCAGTGGGTGACCGAACTGCTGCCACTGGTCGTCGACCACGGTGTGGGGACGATCATGCTGGACTCCGTCGACACGGACACGATCACCCGGTTCGCCCGCGAAGTGATTCCCGCTTTGCGTGCGGCCATCGACGCCGCGCTGCCCTACGGTTCCGCCGGCCTGCGCGTCCGGACCGCGGCAGCTCTGGCCCGTCGGACACCCGGTATCGACTACGACGACGTGCCCGCCGGCCTGGCCGAGATCGTCGAGCCCGGTGACCGGGCATACGCCCGCTACCGCTCCGGCTACCTGCGTGGCGGCTCCCCCGCCGTCGTGCTGCGCGTGTCCACGCCCGAGCAGGTCGCACTGGCGCTGGCTTACGCGCGGCGCCACCCCGAGCTCCCGCTCCCGCGCCGCAGCGCCGGGCACGGGATCTCCGGGCGCTCCACGAACGAAGGCGGCATCGTCATCGACCTGTCCGCGATGAACCAGATCGAGGTGCTGGACGAGGCCACACGACGGGTCCGGATCGGTCCCGGGGCCCGCTGGATGGAGGTGGCGGCAGCGCTGCACCCGTACGGCTGGGCTCTGAGCTCGGGTGACTACGGCGGCGTCGGTGTCGGCGGTCTGGCGACCGCGGGCGGGATCGGGTATCTCGTGCGCGCGCACGGACTGACGATCGACCACCTGCGAGCGGTCGACATGGTCCTCGCCGACGGCTCGCTCGTCCAGGCAAGCGAGACCGAGAACACGGACCTGTTCTGGGCGGTGCGCGGTGCCGGAGCCAACGTCGGGATCGTCACGTCCTTCGAGTTCGAGGCCGACGTGGTCGGGCCGGTTGGGTACGCCGAACTGACCCAAGACGCCAGCGACCCCGCACGCTTCCTCGTGGACTGGGGCCAGTTCGTCGAGACGTCTCCACGCGAGGTGACCAGTTTCCTCATCATGTCGCCCGCACGCGGCAGACAGCCGGCCGTGGCGCTTACTCGCACCATGGTCGACTCCGACGACCCCGAGACGGTCGTGGCGCGGATCGAACCATTGGCCGATCTGGCCGCGCTCTACGCCCAGCAGGTGCAGATCGTGCCCTACGCGGCGGTCCTGGCCAACGCCAGTGACGAGGAGCCGGTCTCCCAGGGCGAGCCGGTCTCGCGCAGCGGTCTGCTTCGCCACATCACGCCCGAGTTCGCCGCTGCCGCCGCCCGGGTGCTGTCCAGCGGTGGCGTGCACTGGTTCCAGATCCGCGCGCTCGGCGGCGCCGTCGCCGACACCGACCCCGACGCGACCGCGTTCGCCCACCGCGACGCGAACTTCTCCGTGGTCGTCATGGGCCGACAGGACTCCGTCGTCGACCGTCTGTGGGCCCGGCTGGAGCCCTTCTTCGAGGGCAGCTATCTCAGCTTCGACAGCAGCCTGCGACCGGACCGCATCGAACAAGCGTGGCCGACGCGCACCCTCGCACGACTGCGGGAGCTCAAAGTGGCGTACGACCCCGACGGCGTCTTCAACGACAACTTCCATATCCCCCTTGTCCCTTCACCAGCCAGTACAGGAGCAGCACGATGA
- a CDS encoding winged helix-turn-helix transcriptional regulator: MSSSTASARVTRSDAARQDPAPSVRQAPAHVVEGFEHIDAEKCRSFERSAELVGRKWTAGIMLAGMLGARRFVEYRGHVEGISGRLLTQRLRELELEGLLEREVIATKPVQITYRPTERGIGLMRALHPLITWSVADQHLAEASHQPAASER, translated from the coding sequence ATGAGTTCCTCGACGGCCAGTGCCCGCGTCACCCGGTCCGATGCTGCGCGGCAGGACCCGGCCCCGTCTGTCCGGCAGGCGCCCGCTCACGTCGTTGAGGGCTTCGAGCACATCGACGCTGAGAAGTGCCGCAGCTTCGAGCGTTCGGCGGAGTTGGTGGGCCGCAAGTGGACGGCCGGCATCATGCTGGCCGGCATGCTCGGTGCGCGGCGGTTCGTCGAGTACCGCGGGCACGTCGAGGGCATCTCGGGCCGGCTGCTCACTCAGCGGCTGCGTGAGCTCGAGCTTGAGGGGCTGCTCGAACGAGAGGTGATCGCGACGAAGCCGGTCCAGATCACCTACCGGCCGACCGAGCGTGGCATCGGGCTGATGCGAGCCCTGCACCCGCTGATCACCTGGAGCGTGGCCGATCAGCACCTGGCCGAAGCGTCCCACCAGCCGGCCGCCTCCGAGCGCTGA
- a CDS encoding acyl-CoA thioesterase has product MARMLQRTWTELFPRKVRPGQTTLDPSVTRMRVGPLDLGSYLHVNNGTYLQMMDVARNNQFGDLGLFPVARSLGWAPVVAASTIKYRRSLRLLDRFEITTQILGWDERAFYQEQAFTRGGELCARGIIASRFLDRKGNRISAFEVLRYLLGEDMPSPDLPHDAAAWARAMDIAPRGPSTQG; this is encoded by the coding sequence ATGGCCCGCATGCTTCAGCGCACCTGGACTGAACTCTTCCCCCGCAAGGTCCGTCCGGGACAGACGACGCTCGACCCGTCGGTCACCCGGATGCGCGTCGGGCCCCTGGACCTCGGCTCGTACCTGCACGTCAACAACGGCACGTACCTGCAGATGATGGACGTGGCCCGGAACAACCAGTTCGGTGACCTGGGCCTGTTCCCGGTCGCTCGATCTCTGGGCTGGGCCCCAGTGGTCGCGGCATCGACCATCAAGTACCGGCGATCCCTGCGACTGTTGGACCGCTTCGAGATCACCACACAGATCCTGGGCTGGGACGAGCGCGCCTTCTATCAGGAGCAAGCGTTCACGCGGGGCGGGGAGCTCTGCGCCCGCGGGATCATCGCCAGCCGGTTCCTGGACCGCAAGGGCAACCGGATCTCGGCGTTCGAGGTGCTGCGATACTTGCTCGGCGAGGACATGCCGTCTCCCGACCTCCCCCACGACGCGGCCGCTTGGGCTCGCGCGATGGACATCGCACCGCGCGGCCCCTCGACCCAGGGCTAG
- a CDS encoding Imm1 family immunity protein, protein MRSYVMSWGTRAYGRVKVPFDTVEGFHCGLDLATADAEISARVFEVDIWDTQTRLDHPFMMQVLVGHATRTRILLHEEAGSRYAVGDLPTSTDAPLTYERPTGTNTAETETTTVPVSQARGILTEYVRTGEPPTQVTWAVQTED, encoded by the coding sequence GTGCGCTCGTACGTGATGTCGTGGGGGACGCGTGCCTATGGGCGCGTCAAGGTGCCGTTCGACACCGTCGAGGGCTTCCACTGCGGGTTGGATCTCGCTACGGCAGATGCTGAGATCTCTGCCCGCGTGTTCGAGGTCGACATCTGGGACACCCAGACCAGGCTCGACCACCCGTTCATGATGCAGGTCCTGGTCGGCCATGCCACCCGCACCCGCATCCTCCTCCACGAGGAGGCTGGGTCCCGGTACGCCGTCGGCGACCTGCCGACCAGCACGGACGCTCCACTGACCTACGAACGGCCGACCGGCACGAACACTGCCGAGACCGAAACCACCACAGTCCCGGTCAGTCAGGCCCGCGGAATCCTCACCGAGTACGTGCGCACCGGCGAACCGCCCACGCAGGTCACCTGGGCCGTCCAAACCGAGGACTGA
- a CDS encoding helix-turn-helix transcriptional regulator, which produces MTTSNGLREFLTSRRAQIDPATVGLPPSPVQRRGRGLRREEVAALAGVSVDYYARLEQGRIGNISDQVLTAIEDALRLDPLERQHLRSLVGNPTAQQRRSTPVGRPKVRVGLRTFVEAIDPVPALLQGPRMEILAWNRAATILLTDFGAMPARDRNVARWLFLDSSNRVRYPDWEEVAAPTVAALRAARNPGRPDEALEKLVGELSVASEEFARYWATYRLFKHGHGTKRIFHPTVGVMSLNYETFDIPDSGGQFLSTYTADVGSPAAEKLSILMSWGNSPDETTPVEPDSVQSEAEHREP; this is translated from the coding sequence ATGACGACGTCGAACGGGCTGCGCGAGTTCCTGACATCACGTCGCGCCCAGATCGATCCGGCGACGGTCGGGCTTCCGCCGTCGCCCGTCCAACGTCGAGGGCGTGGCCTGCGCCGCGAGGAGGTCGCCGCGCTGGCTGGTGTCAGCGTCGACTACTACGCCCGGTTGGAGCAGGGGCGCATCGGCAACATCTCTGACCAGGTGCTGACCGCGATCGAGGACGCACTGCGGCTCGACCCCCTGGAGCGTCAGCATCTGCGCAGCCTGGTGGGTAACCCAACTGCTCAGCAGCGCCGCAGCACGCCGGTGGGACGACCGAAGGTGCGGGTGGGCTTGCGGACCTTCGTCGAGGCTATCGACCCGGTGCCTGCCCTGCTGCAGGGTCCCCGGATGGAGATCCTGGCGTGGAACCGTGCGGCGACCATCTTGCTCACCGACTTCGGTGCCATGCCCGCTCGCGACCGAAATGTCGCCCGCTGGCTGTTCCTGGACTCGTCGAACAGGGTGCGCTACCCCGACTGGGAGGAAGTCGCGGCGCCGACCGTCGCCGCACTGCGCGCGGCACGTAACCCGGGCAGACCGGACGAGGCGCTGGAGAAGCTCGTCGGCGAGCTGTCGGTGGCCTCCGAGGAGTTCGCGCGGTATTGGGCTACCTACCGGCTGTTCAAGCACGGGCACGGCACCAAGCGCATCTTCCATCCGACCGTCGGGGTGATGAGCCTGAACTACGAGACGTTCGACATCCCGGACTCAGGCGGCCAGTTTCTCTCGACCTACACCGCCGACGTTGGCTCGCCGGCCGCCGAGAAGCTGAGCATCTTGATGAGCTGGGGCAACAGCCCGGACGAGACGACTCCGGTCGAGCCGGATTCTGTCCAGAGCGAGGCCGAGCACCGAGAGCCGTGA
- a CDS encoding NAD(P)-dependent alcohol dehydrogenase: MTATHAAVMRDVKTISLEDLDVGPIRDDEVLVRIESAGICATDIEILDEGFDQLATPPVVLGHEGAGVVEQVGRAVTGLEPGDKVLLTSANCGHCRACVSGKPAYCEHHYDINFSGGRSDGSTSLTDQSGQPVHSHFFYQSSWSTYAVAHATSTIKVSPDVDPAVLGPFGCGVRTGAGSVLDVLQVTPGSSIAVFGLGAVGLTAIMAAKVAGASTIIAVARKKPQLDRALEVGATHVIDTTSTDDVPAAVRAIVGGTGVDFSLEATGNAGVMRTSVEVLGEMGHAVITGVAQGQALEFDPWLLLGGRKVSGSTLGDSAPSILLPRLVDLYLQGRFPIDKIETHYPLDDIDKALADSRSGRVAKAVLHPATGPNGSDRPEG; this comes from the coding sequence ATGACCGCAACACATGCCGCCGTCATGCGCGACGTGAAGACCATCAGCCTGGAAGATCTCGACGTCGGTCCCATTCGCGATGACGAGGTCCTGGTACGGATCGAGTCCGCAGGGATCTGCGCGACCGACATCGAGATCCTGGACGAAGGATTCGACCAGCTCGCCACCCCGCCCGTGGTCCTCGGACATGAGGGCGCCGGTGTCGTCGAGCAGGTCGGCAGGGCCGTGACCGGGCTGGAGCCCGGCGACAAGGTCCTGCTTACGAGCGCGAACTGCGGGCACTGCCGCGCCTGCGTGTCAGGCAAGCCCGCGTACTGCGAGCACCACTACGACATCAACTTCTCCGGCGGCAGGAGCGACGGGTCGACCTCCCTGACCGACCAGAGCGGTCAGCCCGTCCACAGCCACTTCTTCTACCAGTCGTCGTGGTCCACCTACGCCGTCGCGCACGCCACCAGCACGATCAAGGTGTCGCCCGACGTCGACCCGGCCGTCCTTGGGCCCTTCGGTTGCGGTGTCCGCACCGGAGCCGGTTCGGTCCTGGACGTCCTCCAGGTCACGCCCGGCTCCTCGATCGCCGTCTTCGGCCTCGGCGCCGTGGGGCTGACGGCGATCATGGCCGCGAAGGTCGCGGGCGCGAGCACGATCATCGCCGTTGCCCGCAAGAAGCCCCAGCTGGACCGAGCACTCGAGGTCGGCGCGACCCACGTCATCGACACCACCAGCACCGACGACGTGCCGGCAGCGGTGCGCGCGATCGTCGGCGGGACGGGAGTCGACTTCAGCCTCGAAGCGACGGGAAACGCCGGTGTGATGCGCACCAGCGTCGAGGTGCTCGGCGAGATGGGGCACGCCGTCATCACGGGCGTCGCCCAGGGGCAGGCCTTGGAGTTCGATCCCTGGCTCCTGCTCGGCGGCCGCAAGGTCAGCGGTTCGACGCTCGGTGACAGCGCACCCTCGATCCTGCTGCCCCGCCTGGTCGACCTCTACCTCCAGGGCCGCTTCCCGATCGACAAGATCGAGACGCACTACCCCCTGGACGACATCGACAAGGCCCTGGCCGACTCCCGCTCCGGCCGCGTCGCCAAGGCAGTGCTCCACCCCGCGACAGGCCCGAACGGGTCCGACCGCCCCGAAGGCTGA
- a CDS encoding LLM class flavin-dependent oxidoreductase, protein MTDYGHDLTFGAFITPVASPAHQPVELAILSEKAGLDMVGFQDHPYQPALQDTWTLMSYVAARTERVRVVGNVLSLPLRSPVTLARGAAALDRLSGGRVEMGLGAGAYWDGVVAMGGRRLTKGESVEALEEAVAVLRGLWATNERGGFRFDGRYYTVAGARRGPVLAHHVPIHIGAYGPRMLRLTGRVADGWLPSLSYLPDGLDSLAGMSEQIDDAAVAAGRDPAAIVRLLNIGGRFTTRADGVFDGPPEHWAEQIAEVTLNTGVSGFFLMSDTPAEIESFGQEIAPRVRELVAAARAH, encoded by the coding sequence ATGACCGACTACGGCCACGACCTCACCTTTGGCGCGTTCATCACCCCGGTGGCGAGCCCGGCACATCAACCCGTCGAGCTTGCGATCCTCTCGGAGAAAGCCGGCCTGGACATGGTGGGATTCCAGGACCATCCGTACCAGCCCGCGTTGCAGGACACCTGGACCCTGATGTCCTACGTGGCCGCGCGCACCGAACGCGTCCGGGTCGTAGGCAACGTGCTCAGCCTTCCCCTGCGGTCACCCGTGACGCTCGCGCGCGGCGCCGCCGCGCTCGACCGGCTCTCCGGAGGGCGGGTCGAGATGGGCCTCGGTGCAGGCGCGTACTGGGACGGGGTTGTCGCGATGGGCGGCCGCCGCTTGACCAAGGGCGAATCGGTCGAGGCGCTCGAGGAGGCGGTCGCCGTCCTACGCGGCCTGTGGGCCACCAACGAGCGCGGCGGGTTCCGGTTCGACGGCCGGTACTACACCGTGGCCGGCGCACGTCGGGGTCCAGTTCTGGCGCACCACGTGCCGATCCACATCGGCGCCTACGGTCCCCGCATGCTGCGCCTGACCGGCCGTGTGGCCGACGGCTGGTTGCCGTCACTCAGCTACCTGCCAGACGGTTTGGACTCCCTGGCCGGCATGAGCGAGCAGATCGACGACGCGGCGGTCGCCGCCGGACGCGACCCCGCCGCGATCGTGCGCCTGCTCAACATCGGCGGCCGGTTCACCACGCGTGCCGACGGGGTCTTCGACGGCCCGCCGGAACACTGGGCAGAACAGATCGCCGAGGTCACGCTGAACACCGGCGTCTCGGGGTTCTTCCTCATGTCCGACACGCCCGCGGAGATCGAGTCCTTCGGCCAGGAGATCGCACCTCGCGTGCGTGAGCTGGTCGCCGCGGCCCGGGCTCACTGA
- a CDS encoding SDR family NAD(P)-dependent oxidoreductase — MELTGKKVLITGATSGIGEAVAGRLASQVATLLVQGPQPGSEQRALIERLRTHGARVEYLQADFSRLSDVSELAHGVRERVGHLDLLVNNAVAPPARQRVVTIDGNELAWQVNYLAMVSLTLQLRDVVRERIVNISSETHRGASLDFDNLQLENGYEAFEAYRRSKLAIVTFTQWLARHLRDAGPAAVAICPGLTDTPLLHAMFPGSAGQPVSRAAANVIAGITQNIQSGTYMHDGFVAVPSAAATDPSKQAQLWEATAEMLGVPLSVFPN; from the coding sequence ATGGAACTGACGGGCAAGAAGGTCCTCATCACCGGCGCCACCAGCGGGATCGGAGAAGCTGTCGCCGGACGGCTCGCGTCTCAGGTCGCGACCCTGCTCGTGCAAGGCCCTCAACCGGGATCCGAGCAGCGGGCATTGATCGAGCGGTTACGAACGCACGGCGCACGAGTCGAGTACCTGCAAGCTGACTTCTCACGGCTCAGCGACGTCTCCGAACTCGCCCATGGCGTACGCGAGCGCGTTGGGCACCTCGACCTGCTCGTCAACAACGCCGTTGCGCCCCCGGCCCGACAGCGCGTGGTCACCATCGACGGCAACGAACTCGCTTGGCAGGTCAACTACCTGGCGATGGTCTCGCTCACCCTTCAACTGAGGGACGTCGTACGCGAGCGCATCGTCAATATCTCTTCTGAGACACACCGCGGCGCGTCCCTCGACTTCGACAACCTTCAGCTTGAGAACGGCTACGAGGCCTTCGAGGCTTATCGCCGGTCAAAGCTCGCGATCGTGACGTTCACTCAATGGCTCGCTCGCCACCTTCGTGACGCCGGGCCAGCCGCCGTCGCGATCTGCCCTGGCCTGACCGACACCCCCTTGTTGCACGCGATGTTCCCAGGATCTGCAGGCCAACCGGTCAGCCGTGCTGCAGCCAACGTCATCGCTGGCATCACCCAGAACATTCAGAGCGGCACATACATGCACGACGGCTTCGTCGCCGTCCCGAGCGCTGCAGCGACCGATCCGTCGAAGCAGGCGCAGCTGTGGGAGGCGACGGCGGAAATGCTCGGCGTACCGCTTTCGGTCTTTCCCAACTGA